TAAATCCTAGGATTTCATCATTGTGAGTTTCTGACCCATCGAGAAACTATGATGCAGACCCAGTAATGTCCACTAAAGGAGTTTGAACACGAGATCTCTTGCTCTAATACTATGTAGAATCACTACTAAACCCAAAAACTTGTGCTAATTGAGTTGGGGTAAAACTAATTATATCAATACTTTAACATGATGCACCACCCTCTATCCATATTTCCCAAAGCACGAACAAGTAGCAAGTAGGTTATGGTAAAGAACCTCACACTAAAACCCCATTTGATAACCACTAAGATTTTTaggtttagtttttaaaaattgtgctTTTTTTCCACTGTTTCTTTACATCATTTCCATCTTttgaaacatttgaattcttagtcaaactccaaactccaaaaacaagattttagaaactatttttttctttaatcttcAAAACTTGGCTTAGATTTCAATAACACTCGTAAAAGTTaggtaaagaaagaaagaaattaacCAGTGGAAGTAATGCTCAtactcttaattttcaaaaatcaaaaatcgAACGGTTATCAAACGAATGGGACTTAAATTACGTAATTTTTAAGCAAAATGAGTGAATGGCGTTTGTGAGAGTGCCTTCTAAATGGATGTGTTTGAATGATAGTGACTGGAATTTCATCCAGAAAACTACTTAACTAGAGATTTGAGTGGAGTAACTACTTACATTATCAGGCTCCCCAATCTCTATGCTTCCTTTTAGATCCAAAGTCCGAGCAGTTGTTGGTCGAGGCAAAATCTCAGGAGGAGGAGCGAATATGTCATGTCCACTAAGCTCCTTGCATTTGGCATCAGAGAGCTGCTTCTTCAACTTTGCATCGGCATCGCTTTCTAAGTTGCCACTCAACTCGCGCTGCTTTGCAACCTCAGGTACACTAGTAGGCTTTTTAGGAGAAACACTACCTTCTTCACCAAATGAAATATGACTAATTCCAGTCAATGTTTGCTGCAGTTTGATCCAGCAGTCAAGATTAGGAGTTAGAAAGGAATCGCCTTAGAACCCAAATCACAAACTCGCTCACAGTTCACAGTTATCTTGTTCGATGGATACCTGGTACATACGTATTCCTGTTTTATTCTGTGAAGGGTTGGCGCTTCCAGATTCTAgctcttcatctccttcattagCAACAAAAATTCCACTGCCAGTCATCTCCTTCATTTTATATCCAGAACAGGGCTTCCTGCAGTTTGCAAATTAAGTAATTGAGGCAACTCATTTAAAACTCAAACTAAGAGACTCCACAAATTAGGAGATCTGATGTATCATAACAAACCCAAAAAGGGAActagataattttttttctcccttGAATGTATTGGAAAACAGAAAGGATTGAAAATTTGAGATCCAATCATGAGTCATTAGAACAAAAAATAGACATGAAATGAATTAATTGGCCAAATTAACAGACTAAACAAGTAGATCCGTGGCATAAAATTGAACACAAAACTCTTTGTAAGGAATTTGATTAGcacctaaagaaacaaaatagaaattcCCTAGGTAAACAAGAAGTAGAATGAAATCAAATAATAAAGATTCGAGCTAAGAGAAGTAGAGTTAGATCTCACCTTTTGTTCAAGCTCTCGACCTCCTCATCCGTGACCTGGCCTCCAAAGACGACTTTACTAATCCCATCGGAGGGCtaaagagagggaaaaagaaagagaataagcagaagaaacagaaaagaagaagaaaaggaagaaaaatatagaaatgtagAAAGTACCTGATGAGACCTGGGAGCAGAGCGAGAAGCAGAAGAAGGGAGGGCAGGAGAATCGGCGGGAGGAAGTTCAGGCCATGTGAGGAGATCTGCAGTGGAGGTGTGAGGCTTCCGAACAGGAGTAGTTCTGTCCATTGGAGAAGAAGGGAATTgggaattttgtttttgaagaaatgaagaaatgaagaaatgaagaaatggAAGTTAAGAGTTTTAGGGTTAGGGTTTGCTTGGAAAGCACTCTGAAGCTTTGATTTGGTGTTTTTGTTAATGGCTTCTTCTTCACTCTGGAGAAGACGAAGGaaagaaggaggaagaagaaggaagcgAGAGATACAGTGGGAATGTGCCGTGGAAGCAGAGAGATGTTGTCCGTTCAAATTACCTAAATACCCTCGGGATCTGGaagtttcttttatctttttctttttctttttctttttccctttttggtGCCGTTGGGAATGGAGAGTAGATTACAAGTGAGATAAGTAGAACGGTATTTTctactctttctttttttatttttttttagttattatttttattttatgtaaagtTTAAAAGCGCTTTAAGGTCGCctcaaaaaatggaaaaaaaaaagcgctttaagatatttgaattttgaagcgCCATTTTCATTTATAATGTGAAACGTAAATTCTAATGCCCCGCACGTGCCCCCGAAATTACTGTTCCTCGTTTTTGCTTATAAGccttatctttatttattttaagtgtgaaaaataaaatggacCAAACTCAACTACTATAGTACCTGTATTATCTTGTTCGATTATCTCACTTCACGTatcatgaaaaagaaaaaatatatatattagtctCTAGgttgtgtcccaaattgaacgCACATACTAAACTTGTAATTCAACTGTTCTATAGTTTTAACTTTTATGTGTGTCGATTCTCTGTACTTTAAAaagttcttaaattttgtattaatgGGATAACATTGTTAACTCAACTAGTTTAATgctcgtttgataatcattttttgtttagcttttaatttttaaaaattaagtttataaatctTACTTCcaccataattttttttgttatctacttccACTCTTTAAAgacttgtttttgtttgtgaaatttgattaaaagaaccaaatattttttttagaaaggtgaaaaatataacaaaagccTATAAGCTCTACTTCTACTTATAAGAttcgtttttttattatttacttggtaatagaattttcaaaattcaagtgtCTTCCTCAAGAGAGCAAtggaaaaattattattaattacaccatgaatccaatacgaaaaattagaaatttaactTCTCCCTAAATCTTCCGAATtgaaagaaacaaataaaaaacaaaagtattTGATTCCAAACAcgaggaaaaaaagagaaatagacGACTACAAAATGTCTTGCCTGAGGGGGGCCTTGTGTTGAAGCCATGTGTTGGCCAAGCCTCATGGTGAGGCTAGGAAGACAAGGTGACATGCACGGCAAAGGGCTAGGTGACCTTAGGCGAGGAGACTGAGCATGCGTTAAAATGCATTGGCAAGAAGTAGGGCTATGCGCCAACCGTGAGGTTAGACATTGGTCGCAAGGAAAGCATTGAGGCAAGGCTATGCGGCCAAGGGAAGGGTTGTGCGTCCGAGTGGGGTATGCGGTCATGAGGCTATGTGGCCAAGTGTGGGTAGGTGTTGGGTAAGCTATGCAGCCAAGTGAGGTAAACATTGGGTAAGGTATACGACCAAAGAAGGGTGGATGCGTTGAATAGGTAAGCTTGGAGAACAAGTTTGGGTTGACAGCAAATTGGGACATGGCTGAACCAAGTGAAGTTTGGGCTAAACCTAGGATGAGATGGGCGCATGGTAGGACATGCAAGGTTGAGAGGACACCTAAAAAAAAAGGTATGTATTGGCCTATGCAAAATGAAGACACTTCAGCCAACATGCAAGGAGGTGTCAAGGGAGATGCGTTGGCACATACATGTTGAGGACAACTGGACATGCAATGATGGTGAAGTGTCAAGCATTGGTGATTTTGAGACCACTGTAAATAGGGTAGCTAGAAGACAGTTCTCACAAttaactcatgcaaatcaaGTAAAATTTATGTGAAAGTGTTGAGAGATGAATGTATTAGGTGATCCTAAGTTGCCATTTGATTTGGAGAAATGAAGAGTGAGAAAATTGTGTTGGAAGGTAGAAAGGTCAACTAGTCGCATAGGCAGGCGCCCATTTCCCACTCCATTGCCTAGTGCACAGCACATGCATGCATGCGCCTattacacatctagatgtgtataagagacaggcacaTGCATGCATGCGCCCATTACAAGGCGTACCTTTAAGACGACATGGACGCCCACGCAATGCACAGCTGAGCGCATGCCCGTGCATGCTACGCTGCCCAGCCCCTCACACATGCGCTCGCCCATGCCACGCCCGTGTCATATCGCGCCTGTGCGAGGAAGTGTCGCCCACTTGCGTGCAGCCTTGCGCCCGTCCTGCACATTGACTGCTCACACCGCCCACCAACCTACATAATTTACCTAAAAGGTTGTATTTCTGGAAGTTAAACCTATTTTTGGGTAAGTTAAGGTAagtcaaaatattaaatttgaggaTACATTTATTTAAGAAATTAGGCTAATTTAGGATTTCCTTGAATTAAgtaaaattcaagaaaataggaTCACAAGCCGTTCTGGGAAACAATAGGAAAAGTCACAACAAATACTGTAAGTGGTTCCTACTTTTATATGATTTGTGtgaggtcgtctatcgcatagacaagatgcttgattgtttaggtaaagtatacgatcgtgtaggaaaaagtaagcgatcgtctaaacgatcatgtatgaaaaggtaaacgatcatataaacgatcgtgtaggaaaaggtgagcaatcgtctaaagatcgtgtaggaaaaactaagcgatcgtctatacgatcgtttagtaaatatcgggagctaaacgatcgcttaggaaaaggtaaacgatcgtttagttaatagcgCGAAGGTGTAATCGATAAGCGATCGCTTGGCAATATTGTatatgtaaacgatcgtgcagacactatcgtataggcactgattttctaaacgatgacactctctttaacacaatgtaTGTGCCTCCATGCTCAACACATCGTCaactatttatgcatctcaaagtgatctttcaatacactcatccgttatttagaacagaagagacgacgtcccatttcctttataaccgtccaatgaatgtgatctcatcatattcatactatataaattaatatcatatattaattataatatttttctctactagatataaatcatatttatatccaatttcctccaaaatgtatctaatacataaagttaattatatcatatttaattaactcattcaattatatcatatataatcgaactcccccttgtcaatttgaacatttcaaacggTCCTAAAaattgactctcaacttgtatccaagctaccaaggggaccttatgaacctatagctcgaagctccaacagtacgtgagtagctgactaaactctttagtcacgatatccatcattcgttaactaccagacattccactaaaaaccgacagttgaactcttcttgtcatagatatatttctatgtccattgaatataaccaatcatcagtacaatgacccttcacagatgctcataattatagaggcaaaacggtaaattggcctgttaagaacatcctcaagtaggtatcctaacccaggccagggtcactggactgcggttaagaacatcctaaagtatcttaggagaacgagggactacatgcttgtgtatgggtatcaggatttgatccttactggatacacggattttgactttcaaactgataaagacTCTCAAAAGTCCACTTCGGGGTCAatatttactcttaatggaggaacTATAGTATGGcggagcactaagcaggggtgcatcgccaactccacgatggaggacgagtacgtagcagcttgtgaagttgttaaagaggctatttggctcagaaagttcttgacagagctagaagttgttccagatatgtctaggctcatcactctctattgtgacaatagtgatgttgtggcaaactccaaggagcccaagAGTCATAGGCGcggtaaacacatagagcagaagtatctgATCCGCAAGATaatgcatcgaggagacgtgatcatcacaaagatcgcttcagagcaaaacgttgctgatccgtttacaaaggctctcacggctatagtgtttaagggtcaccttcagagcataaGTCTACAGGACCGcccacggctggactagggcaagctGGAGATTTTGTTGTACTGGGTttttataccctagtttattattttgtacctgtttacttgtactccccacttcgttttaggataagtgggagattgttagggtttatgctctaaagtctcgtatcatgtagtttgtaaacaactttgtacgaacatttgtgatgtataatataaatgatatttacttcattacttgactttgcacatttagatgtttttttattttaccacaaaccaataaacttaatatccctgattgtctttatgtaacttaagcatgtatgtagtgacatacaagtggatcatgtcttaagtgacaaccaaaatagtctgtagtgtatggatataggaggaaaaccctatcctggtaacactacgaacgcggcctgctttgtggaattgttacaaatgttgtgacttgtcacagatggtctgatcttgatcattcgtgtagtggacatgtgagcgggggcatcttatacaaagagtttgtataatacttgACCTCGAAGTGATAATGTCTTGTCACATAACTctgttcatgactgagacttcacttcaccaggatgaccataggtaacatgacttcaatcctgagtgagttgggaactcttgccattgaggatggtccttttatttgcatgggtggAGTGGCCAGaacaccgactcaaacctaccattttgaggattcgtctaatttgggagctgggaactcagcttcacaagatggagttcattccttccccaaagtaggggtaagtagatagattactctcttaTGGGCTGATcatagggcttgaacgatgtggcgtcacgcaccttctcatgacccaagaggtgttcacacatagtaaaactatgttgtattgttcagtagagggatcaatggtacttaaggaggaagatgtaattacaggggcaaaacggtaaattggcctactgtaattacgagcatctgtgaagggtcatcgtactgatgattggttatatccaatggacatagaaatatatctatggcaagaagagttcaactattggtctttagtggaatgtctgacagttaacgaatggtggatatcgtgactaaagagtttagtcaactattcacgtaccgttggagcttcgagccataggttcataaggtccccttggtagcttggatataagttgagagtcagtttttgggccagtttgaaatgttcaaattgacaagagggagttcgattatatatgatataattgaacgagttaattaaatatgatataattaactttatatatgagatacattaatttagagaaaattggatataaatatgatttatatctagtagagaaaaatattataattaatacatgatattaatttatatgttatgaatatgatgagatcacattcattggacggttataaaggacaTGGGATGTCGTCTCTTttgttctaaataacggatgagtataTTAAAAtatcactttgagatgcataaatagctgaCGGTGTATTGAGCATGGAGGcgcggacattgtgttaaagagagtgtcatcgtttagaaaatcaatgcCTGCACAattgcttacatatacgatattgctaagcgatcgcttaccgtTTTACACTTTTGCGAgttattaactaaacgatcgtttaccttttcctaagcgatcatttagctctcgatagttttttctacacgatcgttcatctttttcctacacgatcgattatacgatcgcttaccctttcctacacgattgtttagacgatcgcttactttttcctatacgatcgtatactttacctaaacgatcaagcatcttgtctatgcgatagacaacctcatctcccacttgcttgatcgttgtgtacggtctctcttcctccttccctctactaaattcgaacaaagcccacaatTTGGATTCTtactccaagaatactaagaactctgagtggtggtgtcatctccatttccttctgtccaagtggtgattgttcgaggtagacggttgggttttagactcgttgtgaagaagaaatcttcatctagtATGATCTCTtaatctctttagcattatgaatgcatattagtatgttttgaatgtacaTGTGGTAATTacgtcacaatgaattggaaagatccgcttccacttgtaggtactcttgactaagagttccttcaggtgAAGTGTCAAGCATTAGTGATTTTGGGACCACTATAAATAGGGTAGCTAGAGGACGTTAGTTCTCATAAttaactcatgcaaatcaaGTAAAATTTGTGTGAAAGTGTTGAGAGAGGAGGTATTAGGTGATCCTGGGCTACCATTTGACTTGGAGAAATGAAGAGTGAGGACATTTTGTTGGAAGGCAGAAAGGTTAACTAGTCGCATAGGTAGGCGCCCATTTCCCACACCATCGCCTGGCGCACAGCGCATCCTATTACAAGGCGTACCTTTAGGACGACATGGAAACCCGCGCAGTGCATGACTGAGTGCATGGTCGTGCATGCTACGCTGCCCAACCCCTCACACATGCGATTGCCCATGCCACATCTGTGTCACATCGTGCCCGTGCGAGGAGTGTCGCCCACTTGCGTGTAGCCTTGTGCCTGTCCTGCACATTGATTGCTCACACCACTCACCAGCCTACATAATGCACCTAAAAAGCTGTATTTTTGGAAGTTAAAGCTATTTTTGAGTAAGTTGAGGTGGGTAAGTCGAAATATTCAATTTGAGGATATATTTATTTGAGAAATTAGGCTAATTTAAGATTTCCTTGAATTAAGTAGAATTCAAGAAAATAGGATTACGAGCCATTCGGGGAAATAGTAGGAAAAGTCACAACAAAGACTGTGAGTGGTTCCTACTTTTATATGATTTGTGAATTTTGTGTATATATGCTAATTTACATATATATGTAAGGTTTGGAAATGGGCATGATCGGAAAACGTGTCTTCCTGACTTTTGTTCATTAATTCCATTATTGATGTGGTTATGTTGTTTTGTTAGAATGATTGTTGTACCTTGATAACATGAATTGATGGGAAACTAGGATTGTAACCCAAGAAATATTAGCGTGCCTTAAAGCACGACTAATGGGATATTttcgacatgtgcacattcgaCGGGCTAAGTGGGTATTGGAATTGTGTTTCTCGAACTTGTGAATTGTTTCCTCAACTTGCATATTGGAAATAAACGGGATTACTtgggaaacacatgatcatgctAAGAGGAGCCAGTTACCAGACTGGAAGGATTTTTGTTGTGTGTTGTGATGCTTGATTGTGGATTTTGTtttccaaaaattgaattttcaaagCAAACTTATTTTCCTATAAATTATACCACTCATTGGGCTTCAAGCTCACgtttttcaatgttttattcCCCATCTCCTCTAGGTAGTGGAAAAAAGACGTTCTGGAAGTGTCACTCAAGTCTGGAATTGCCATTCTCCCAAAGCGAAATCCTAAGTTTAGTCATTATTAAAAGTCACTAGGGCTAGCTAGGAGCAGGAATGTTTGAGTATGAACTCTTGAAATTGACATTAAAGGTTAATTGTAATATACATAGTTGTTATCCTGTGAGTTGGTTTAGGGATGGATAGTAGGTGCCACAAAGGTGGTGTCTgctgtcttcacatctcctTTTGGG
This genomic window from Benincasa hispida cultivar B227 chromosome 4, ASM972705v1, whole genome shotgun sequence contains:
- the LOC120075008 gene encoding uncharacterized protein LOC120075008 produces the protein MDRTTPVRKPHTSTADLLTWPELPPADSPALPSSASRSAPRSHQPSDGISKVVFGGQVTDEEVESLNKRKPCSGYKMKEMTGSGIFVANEGDEELESGSANPSQNKTGIRMYQQTLTGISHISFGEEGSVSPKKPTSVPEVAKQRELSGNLESDADAKLKKQLSDAKCKELSGHDIFAPPPEILPRPTTARTLDLKGSIEIGEPDNRNVIPGEEPSIKTAKKIYDKKFSELSGNDIFKGDVPPSSAEKPLSVAKLREMSGNDIFADGKVETRDYLGGVRKPPGGESSIALV